From Nerophis lumbriciformis linkage group LG13, RoL_Nlum_v2.1, whole genome shotgun sequence, one genomic window encodes:
- the LOC133613949 gene encoding olfactory receptor 10J4-like — protein sequence MDAEFNGTFITLGGFVEMDKYRYVYFVILLTLYVLILFSNCTIIYLICIHRNLHEPMYIFIAALSLNSVLFSTVVYPKLLIDVLSQKQTISHSACMCQYFLYYSFGCSDFLLLLAMAYDRYVSICKPLQYPTIMGKKTVIVLLILAWFLPACQFVITVVINSKQKLCSFTTEGIFCNNRMYKLHCVTSLFLTVYGLFIMMIAVVVPVIFILFTYIKIFIITYCSCAEVRKKAAQTCLPHLMVLFGIFGLCLLDVILARLESYFQKTERLIMTLQILVYNSLFNPIIYGVKMKEISKHIKRLFCQLVNKRI from the coding sequence ATGGATGCTgaattcaatggaacatttataaCTCTTGGTGGCTTTGTAGAAATGGACAAATACAGATATGTGTACTTTGTCATCTTGTTGACATTATATGTTCTCATCCTCTTCTCTAATTGCACCATTATATATCTAATCTGCATCCACAGGAACCTTCATGAGCCTATGTACATTTTCATTGCAGCCTTGTCACTCAACTCTGTTTTGTTTAGCACTGTTGTCTACCCTAAACTTTTAATTGACGTCTTATCTCAAAAACAGACGATTTCTCATTCTGCTTGTATGTGTCAAtattttctttattattctttCGGCTGTTCGGACTTCTTACTGTTGTTAGCCATGGCTTATGACAGGTATGTGTCTATCTGCAAACCTCTGCAGTATCCAACtatcatggggaaaaaaactgttattGTCCTCTTGATTTTGGCCTGGTTTCTCCCTGCATGCCAGTTTGTAATTACCGTTGTAATTAACTCCAAACAAAAACTTTGTAGTTTCACAACAGAGGGAATTTTTTGTAACAATCGAATGTACAAGCTTCACTGTGTAACATCACTATTTCTTACAGTTTATGGTTTGTTTATCATGATGATTGCTGTTGTTGTTCCTGTGATTTTCATCCTTTTTACATACATAAAGATATTTATAATAACGTATTGCAGTTGTGCAGAAGTCAGGAAAAAAGCTGCACAGACATGTTTGCCTCACCTGATGGTTTTATTCGGCATATTTGGTTTGTGTCTGTTGGACGTCATCTTAGCTCGACTGGAGTCATACTTTCAAAAAACTGAGCGTTTGATAATGACTTTACAAATACTTGTGTATAATTCTCTCTTCAATCCAATCATATATGGAGTGAAAATGAAGGAAATCTCTAAACACATCAAGAGATTGTTTTGTCAACTGGTGAACAAAAGAATATGA
- the LOC133613948 gene encoding olfactory receptor 10J4-like, whose translation MDAEFNGTFITLGGFVEMDKYRYVYFVILLTLYVLILFSNCTIIYLICIHRNLHEPMYIFIAALSLNSLLFSTVLYPKLLIDVLSQKQTISHSACMFQYFLYYSFGGSDYLLLLAMAYDRYVSICKPLQYPTIMGKKTVIVLLILAWFLPACQFVITVVINSKQKLCSFTTEGIFCNNRIYKLHCVTSLFLTIYGLFIMMIAVVVPVIFILFTYIKIFIITYYSCAEVRKKAAQTCLPHLMVLFGIFGLCLFDVILARVESYFQKTERLIMTLQILVYNPLFNPIIYGVKMKEISKHIKRLFCQLVNKRI comes from the coding sequence ATGGATGCTgaattcaatggaacatttataaCTCTTGGTGGCTTTGTAGAAATGGACAAATACAGATATGTGTACTTTGTCATCTTGTTGACATTATATGTTCTCATCCTCTTCTCTAATTGCACCATTATATATCTAATCTGCATCCACAGGAACCTTCATGAGCCTATGTACATTTTCATTGCAGCCTTGTCACTCAACTCTCTTTTGTTTAGCACTGTTCTCTACCCTAAACTTTTAATTGACGTCTTATCTCAAAAACAGACGATTTCTCATTCTGCTTGTATGTTTCAAtattttctttattattctttCGGCGGTTCGGACTACTTACTGTTGTTAGCCATGGCTTATGACAGGTATGTGTCTATCTGCAAACCTCTGCAGTATCCAACtatcatggggaaaaaaactgttattGTCCTCTTGATTTTGGCCTGGTTTCTCCCTGCATGCCAGTTTGTAATTACTGTTGTAATTAACTCCAAACAAAAACTTTGTAGTTTCACAACAGAGGGAATTTTTTGTAACAATCGAATATACAAGCTTCACTGTGTAACATCACTATTTCTTACAATTTATGGTTTGTTTATCATGATGATTGCTGTTGTTGTTCCTGTGATTTTCATCCTTTTTACATACATAAAGATATTTATAATAACGTATTACAGTTGTGCAGAAGTCAGGAAAAAAGCTGCACAGACATGTTTACCTCACCTGATGGTTTTATTCGGCATTTTTGGTTTGTGTCTGTTTGACGTCATCTTAGCTCGAGTGGAGTCATACTTTCAAAAAACTGAGCGTTTAATAATGACTTTACAAATACTTGTGTATAATCCTCTCTTCAATCCAATCATATATGGAGTGAAAATGAAGGAAATCTCTAAACACATCAAGAGATTGTTTTGTCAACTGGTGAACAAAAGAATATGA